TGATCTCGTGCGCGATGCCCGCGGTGAGCTGGCCGAGCGAGGCCATCTTTTCCGCTTGGATCAAGTTCGCCTGGGCTATTTTCAGGTCGCCCAGGCTGGTTTCGGCGGCGTCGCGGGCGGCGCGGATCTCATCGATCAGCCGCGCGTTCGCCATCGCGATCACGGCTTGGGCGGCGAAGTTCTGCAACAATGCGATCTGTTTGTCCGTGAAGGGGCGGATTTCCGTCCGGAACACCGAGATGAAGCCGACCACCGTGTCGTCCTTCAACAGCGGAACGTTCAGGATGGTGCGCGCGCCACCTAGATCCACCATGGCCCGGTCGTGCGGGTCGCCGACGCGATAAGCGTCGGTTTCGGCGATATCGAGCGTTTGCACGGGCTGGCGGGTTTCCATCATGACGCCGATCCGCCGGCTGGCGGCCGCGATTGGGGGGTGCTGCGCCCGGAATTCGGCCAGGGCCTGCGGCACCCCCCGAGTCGCGGCCGTGCGGAAGGCCGTTCCGTCATAGGTGAACAGCCCTCCGCACGCCGCACCGCTCAGCCGCATCGCCTTCTCCAGCATCGCCTCGAATACCGGTTTCAGATCGCCGGGATTGGCATTGATGACCTGCAGCACCTCCGCCGTCGCCGTCTGCTGGTCCAGGGCCTCGCGCTGCTCGGTGACCAGCCGCGCGTTCTCGATGGCGATCACCGCCTGGGCGGCGAAGTTTTGCAGCAGCGCGATCTGCCGGTCGCCGAACGGGCCCGGCTGCTCGCGCAGCAGCATGATCATACCCGCGACCTCGCTACCCCGAAGAAGCGGCGCGATCAGGCTGGCGCGCGCGCCGCCCAGCTCGACCAGCGCCACGCGATCCGGGTCGCCGCGCCGGTACGCCTCGGTGTCGATGAGATCGGGGATATGGACCAACGGCTCGCCGGCCACGATGCGCGCCGGGCCGGTCCCCGGCCCGTACGACACCGAGCGATTCCGGTAATAGTCGACATAGGCATCAGGCATGCCCCGCGCTGCGACCTGGCGGAAGTCCCGTCCGTCGTAGGTGCGCAACTCACCGACCGTCGCGCCGCAGAGCTGCATCGCCTTGTTCAGCATCGCATCGAACACCGGGCCAAGCTCGCCAGGATTGGCGTTGATGGCGGCGAGCACCTCGGCCGTGGCGGTCTGCTGCTCCAAAGACTCGCGCAGTTCCTCGTTGCGCGCGTCCAGCTCGGTGAACAGCCGGACGTTCTCGATGGCGATCACCGCCTGGGCGGCGAAGGTCTCGAGCAGCGATCTGGCGCGGGGTAAAGGGGCCGGGATTCGACCTGCGTAGACCGATGCTGCCGATCGCGACGCCTTCGCGCATCATCGGCGTCGTGATGAACGCGCGGAAGTTCTGCTCGCTGCCTAGGGCGCGCGAGATAGCGAATTCATGCTGATCTGGCGCCATCACATCGGGCACATGGATGGTACGCCGCTCGACGATGGCCCTGACGGTACCCCGCCCTCGTGGGTCGAGCCAGGCGCGCGCACCGATGACGGCGCCAAGCGGCCCGTCGTGGGCGGCGGTCACCGATTCATCGCCATCGCGCAGGGCGATCATGGCGTCCGTCGCGCCGCAGAAGCGGCGAGCCGCCGTAACGAGGGCCGTCAATACGGGACCGATATCGGTCGGCGACTGCGAGATCACGCGCAGAATCTCCGCCGTCGCCGTCTGCTGCTCCAGCGCCTCGCGCAGCCCGGTGAACAGCCGCACATTCTCGATGGCGATCACCGCCTGGGCGGCGAAGGTTTCAAGAAGCGCGATCTGCTGCGGCGTGAACGGACCGGCATCGACCTTGCGCAAGAGTACAGAGCCTATAGCCGTACCGTCCCTCAGCATCGGCGCAGCAATTGCCGCGCGGAACCCATGCGACCGGGCCAACGCGATTGTCTGACCATATTCCTCGGGATCGAGAATTGATACGTCGGGAATGTGGACTGTCTTGCCATCGATTGTCGCGCGCCCTGAACTGGAACTGCGATCGAGCGGACGGCGGTCGCCTACGCCGCTAAAGCTCAATGGGCCCTCGTGGGCGGCCGCGACTAGGTTGTCTCCGTCGCGCAGAATAATCATTGTATCGGTCGCGCCGCAGAAGCGGACGGCCGCCTTGACGACAGCGTCGAGCACCGGCTGCACATCGGTCGGCGACTGCGAGATCACGCGCAGAATCTCCGCCGTCGCCGTCTGCTGCTCCAGCGCCTCGCGCAGTTCGGTGTTACGTGCGTCCAGCTCGGTGAACAGCCGCACGTTCTCGATGGCGATGACGGCCTGCGCGGCGAAGGATTCGAGCAGCGCGATCTGACGCGGCGTGAAGGGTCCAGGCTCGCGCCTTCGCAGGCCGATCGCGCCGATCGCCACGCCCTCGCGCAGCATCGGCGCGACCAACACCGCGCGCGTGCCGTTCTGCGCGGAGAGTGCCCGTCCAACCGCGAACTCGACCGGATCGAGCTTCTCGACGTCGGGAACGTGCATCGTGCGGGCGTCGATGATCGCCCGGCCCACGATGGATTCGCGCGAAAGGGAGATGCGTTCGCCCGTCACTGTCTGGATGGGTCCGATGTGCGCCGCGTCGACCCAGCTATCGCCGTCGCGGAGCGCGATGGCGACGCCGTCGGCTTCGCAGAGGCGCGCGGCTGCAGCGACGACGGCGTCGAGCACCGGTTGCACGTCGGTCGGCGATTGCGAGATGATCCGCAGGATGTCCGCGGTCGCGGTCTGCTGCTCCAGCGCCTCGCGCGTCTCGGTGATCAGCCGCGCGTTCTCCATGGCGATCACCGCCTGATCGGCGAACGAGCGGACCAACGTGACTTCAGCCTCACTGAAGGCGCGAACCTCGGTGCGATAGATCTGGACGCCGCCCAACAGCCGGCCATCCTTGCGCAGGGCCACGGTCAGCAGCGTCCGCGCGCCGGCCTCATCCGCCATGATGACGCGCGAGCGCGCACCGGCTCGATACACTTCGTCGTCCGTGATGTCGGCAAGGTGAGCGACATCGTCACCCAGGATCAATCGATGCAGGAGGGTTCCGGCTTCTGGCACGTGACCGCCTCGCCCGATGTCCAGGACCGGTTGCGGAATATTCCGCCAAGCCACCTGCCAGAACTTTTCGCCATCGAATCGTATCAGGGAGCCAAGGCTGGATCGCGACAGGGACAGCGCCTTGTCCAGGATCATGGAGAATACGTGTGTCAGATCGCCCGGCGAGGCATTGATCACCGCCAGCACCTCGGCCATCGCGGTCTGCCGCTCCAGCGCCTCCCGCTGCTCCCTCAGCAACCGCGCGTTCTCGATCGCGATCACCGCCTGGTCGGCGAAGCTCTCCAGCAAGGCGACCTCGCTGGCGACGTTCGACCTGGGCTCGGCCCAATTCGCGCTGATATAGCCGAGGAATGCGCCTTCCCGGCGCAGGGGCACCAGGACGAAGGATCGAATGCCCTCACGGTCCCTCAGCGCCGTCACGCTTTCAGTCCGCGGTGCGTCCGCGGGCGTCGAGATCCGCGACGTGAACGAACCGTTCACCGCGGACCAGACGACGGTGCAGATCGCTGATGCGCCGCGGCTCGGCCACCATCGCCGAGGTCTCGCTTGACATCCCGCGGAACGCCGCCCGACGGAGCCGCGCGCCGTCATACAGGGAGAGATTGCCGATGGCGCTGCCACACAGCCGGTGCGCCTTCTCCAGGATCGCATCGAACACCGGCGCCAGCTCGCCCGGGTTGGCGTTGATCGCCGCCAACACCTCGGCCATCGCGGTCTGGCGGGCCAGCGACTCGCGCAGCTCGGTGAACAGGCGCACGTTCTCGATGGCGATGACGGCCTGGGCGGCGAAGGTCTGCAGCAGCCCTATCTCGCGCTCGACGAAGGCGCCGGGCACCTTGCGGCTCACCGTGATGATGCCGATAGGCGCGCCGTCGCTCAGCATCGGTACGGCGATGTTGGCCCGCCAGCCGCGCGCGCGGGCCACCTCGCGAACACTTTCGGGAACGCCGGCAGCCTCGACATCGGCGATCTGCAGGATGACGCGTTTGAGAATGGCATCGCCCGGATAGGCCAGATCCTCGGGGCGTGGCTCGCCGAGCGCCGCGTGCACGGAGGCCACGTCGGTTCCGGGCACGCCGCCATGGCTGGCGATGATGCGCATTCGCTCGCCGTCGTACCGCCAGACGAGGACGCTCCAGCCGTTGAGCAGTCGAAATGCGCTCTGGGCGATGGCTTCGAATACCGGCTGGGCGTCGGTCGGCGAACTCGAGATGGCCTCGAGAATCCCGGCCGTGGCCGTCTGCTGGTCCAGCGCCTCGCGCAGCTCGGTGATCACGCCGGCGTTGGCGACGGCGACTCCGGCCTGCGAGGCGAGGGTCTCCAGCATCGCGATCTGCCGCGCCGTGAAGGCGCCGACCTCGCGACGGCGCAGCAGCAGGTAGCCGATGACTTCGCCGGCGCGCCTGATCGGAGCCGCGACCAGCGCGCGGACACCGCGCTGTCGCGCGACCGCGATCACCGCCGCGAAATCGACCGGGTCCAGCGCTTCGGTATCCGGGGCGTGGATGGTTCGCCCATCGCGGTAGATGTGCAGACTCAGGTGGCTGCCCTCGATCTGCTGCCGGGTGCCGAGCCCGGACGGCAGCGGGCCCTCGTGTGCGGCGCCGAACGACTCGGTTCCCTCTCGCAGGAACAGGGTCGCGTCATCCGCGCCGCAATGGCGCACGGCCGCCCCGACGACGGCGTCGAGCACGGGCTGGAGGCCTGAGGTCGAGCGCGCGATGATGTCGATGATCTCGACGGTCGCGGCGTGCTGCCGGGTCAGCTCGTCGAGCTCGCGCGTGCGATCGGCGAGGCGCACGTCGAGCGATACGCCGGCCGACTCGTCCGTGGCCGCGCCAGCGGTGCGCGTCGGAACCGGTGTGCCAAGCGTTCCGGTCATTGCGGTTGGTCTCCCCCCCCGACGACTCTATCCGACATTCCGCAGATGAACCCGTGGAACGGAGGGCAAGTTAGCATTCAACCGCGATCCAAGGAAAACAACGGCAGCCGGCACGGTTTCCACTGCCGCTTCCGTGGTGGCCACCGTCCAGAACGGGCTTTGATCCATCGATCTGGCCTGGTCCCTCGTCATTCGGACGCCCTCCTCCCGTGGTGACGACGCATCGCCCCGTTCGGTCCTACGCCGGGGCCGGCCGTCGTCGCAGTCCGTCGATCAGCCGCGGGATTTGTTCGGACAGTTCTCCGGGCACCACGACCTCGGCCATCTGGAACACGGCGTAGCGGGCGTGGCGCACGACCTTGGCCCCGATCTTCACCAGCTTCTCCCGCGGGCTGGTCAGCGACCACTGCGCGACCGCCTCGGGCGGGGCCAGCGTCCGCATGAGGTTGGCGATGTCGCAGGCCGGCGCGTGCGACCGCAGGGAGGCCATCGAAGCGCGCGGCGCGCCGCCGCTCCCTCTGCCGGCCTACAGCCCCGATCCCGATCCCATCGAGAACGCCTTCGCCACGCTCAAGGCCCATGTCCGCGAGCTCGCCGCGCGCACCATCGACGCCCTCGAGGCCGCCGCCGCCGCCGCGCTGCGAACCTCCAAGCCGGCCGAGTGCGCCAACTTCTTCGCGCACGCCGGCTATCACGGCTGCGATCAATGGGAATCTGCTCTAGGTGAGGGGGCTCCGCGCCGCGCCTGTACGGGCCCGCCGACTACGACAACATCGGCGCCATGTCCGGATCGCCCTTGGCCATGGCGCGCCGGTAGGCCGGCCGCGCGCCGATCCGCTGGAGGTAGGCGAGGATGGCGGGGTAGGGCTTCAGATCGTAGGGATAGAAGAGCCGCATGGTCGTCAGCGTGAAGACGATCATGACGTCGGCGGTGGTGAACGCCGCGCCGGCCAGATAGGCGTTCGACGCCAGACGCTCCTCGAGGTAGCCGAGCGCCAGCGCCAGCCTGCCCTTCATCGCCGCCAGCACCGCGTTGTCCGCCGGCAGGTCGAGCCGGTTCAGGATCATGTTGCGTCCGGTCGCGGGCTGCAGCGTGCCGTTGGCGAAATGCGACCAGTAGAGGAATTGCGCGAAATCCGGGTGGTCGGGCTTGAGCGTCAGGCGCCCGCCGCCGTGCCGCGCCACGATGTAGTCGACGATCGCGCCGGACTCGGCGATGCGGACGTCGCCGTCGTCGATCACCGGCGCCGCGCCGATCGGATGCAGCGCCTTGAACTCGGGCGGCGCTAGACGCGTGACCTTGTCGCGGTCGTATATTTTCAGCTCGTAGGGAACGCCCAGCTCCTCGCAGAGCCACACGATCCGCTCGCTCTGCGACTTTCCGAGATGGTGCACCACCAGCATGACCGGTTCCTCCCCCAGGCAGGGCGGCACATTGGGGATTGACGCTTTTCCCCGCAACCGTGCGTCCACCAGGAATTGTCAACGTCTCCGGCAGGGCGTTCAGCGTATTGTCGGCACGCCGGTCGCGGCGCGACGCCAGCTTACCTCGGTATCAGGGGCGCGCTGCCACCACCGGCGCCAAATCTCGGCGCCGCGCGGCGCCTCCGCCCCCCCATCACGGGAGTCGCTTCCCGCCCCGGCCCTATGATGGCGCCAACAATGAAACGCCCGGGGAGGCGACGATAACGGAGTGCCGGCCGGCCGCCGGGACCGGTCCTAGAGCTTCTGCTCGAGCAGGCGCTGGAGGTTGTCGGCGCGCAGCGGACGGTCGTGGATGTGGAACGGGATGTGGTCGAGCGTCAGCACGCCGTCCTTCATCGTCGCCCAGGTGTCCGGCCGTTTGTTGTTGTTGTCGTTCTGCACGACGACCTTCTTGAGTCCGCTCTTCAGCGCCGCCTCGCCGATCGAGTCCTTGGCGATCCGGCCCAGCGCCGCGATCAGCGGCTCGAAATACACGTCCGGCCAGCATTTGGCGTACTGCTCGGACTCGCGCTCGATCGAGAGCTGGTCCCACTGCACCTCGACCACGACCGGGAAACCCGCCGCGTCGCGGATCCGCTTCAGCAGCCCCGGATAGACGCGCTCCTGGAAATCCGCCGCCGCCCTGCGTTCCACCAGACCCATCGTCAGCCTCCCCCAATGCGTCGTCGACGCCGCGCCGGTCCGACAGCCGGTCCGGCCGCCAGCCCGGCGGGGAAAGTAACCTACGAGGCGCGCGACGTGAAGCGGCCGGCGCCGGCGCGTCGGGTCTGGACGGCGGCCGGCCGGGCCGCCACGCTGCCGACCGGGGCCGGCGCATGGGGGCCGCCGCCCGGAGGTGAACCGCGATGACCGCCACGACGAACCGCGAATGGATCCTGGCGTCGCGGCCGACCGGGATGGTCGGGCCGGAGCATTTCACGTTGCGCGAGACGCCTGTGCCGGCGCCCGGTCCGGGCGAGCTGCTGGTGCGCGTGAAGCTGCTGTCGCTCGACCCCGCCAACCGCGCGTGGATGGCGCCCAACCCGACCTACAAGGCGCCGGTGCTGCCGGGCGACGTGATGCACGGCTTCGCGCTGGGCGAGGTGGTGGCGGCGAACGCCGCCGGCTTCGCGACCGGCGATCTGGTCGACGGCATGCTGGGCTGGCGCGACTTCGCGGTGATGAAGGCGGCCGACGTCACCAAGCGCGACCGCCGCCATCGCCCGGAGCATCTCATGGGCGTGCTCGGCGTCACCGGCCTGACCGCCTATCACGGGCTGCTCGATATCGGCCGGCCGAAGCCGGGCGAGACGGTGCTGGTGTCGGCCGCCGCCGGCGCCGTCGGCTCGATCGTCGGGCAGATCGCGAAGATCAAGGGCTGCCGCGTCGTCGGCACCGCCGGCGGGCCGGAGAAATGCGCCTGGCTGACCGGCGGGCTCGGCTTCGACGCGGCCGTCGACTACAAGGCCGGCGGCGTGCGGCGCGCGCTGAAGGCGGCCTGCCCCGACGGCATCGACGTCTATTTCGACAACACCGGCGGCGAGGTCCTCAACGCCGCGCTGTTCCTGATGAACGAGCGCGGCCGGATCGTCTGCTGCGGCAACCTCTCGCAATACAACGCCGAGAAGCCGGAGCCCGGACCGGCCGCCGTGCCCGGCCTGCTGGTGGTCCGCCGCCTGCGCATGGAGGGCTTCATCGTGCTGGACTACGCCGACCGCCAGGCCGAGGCCGAGGCGGCGTTGGCCGGTTGGCTGGCCGACGGGCGGCTGAAGGCCGCCGAGGACGTCGTCGACGGCCTCGAGAACGCGCCCCGCGCGCTCGCCGAGCTGTTCCAAGGCCGCAACCGCGGCAAGCTGCTGGTGCGGGTGGCGTAGAGATCAATGCGTAGGCCGTCGCGCTCCGCGCCGGCGCCGCGCGTCCGTTATCATCCTGAACGAAGGCGCGTAGCGCCGGTTTCGAAGGATCATGGCGAGTCCCGAAGATCCGTCGCGGTGCTCGGGATGGCGACCCCCGTGTCGCGACCACGATTTGACACCATCGCGCGTGGAGTGATTCACTCGCCGACCGGCCGCTCCGCCGCCGGGTGATCCTCCGGGAGACGTGTCCTCCCACCGATGCGGCCGCGTCGTCCCTCCGCCGTCTCCGACGGCGCCCGCCCACGAGGCGCCCGCGACGGCGCCCCGCCACCGCGGCGACTCATTTCGGCGGTCTGGTGAGCCCGCCATGACGCCGCCCGCCGCGCCCTCGCCGCCCTACACCCGCGCCAGTTTCGGCGGCGTGACGTTGGAGGTGCGCGACCTCAAGGCGACGACGGCGTTCCTGCGCGGCTGGCTGCCGGCGCTGGGTTTCCGGCGCATCGGCGGCGACGCCGAGCGCGTGATGTGGGCGCGCGGCTACGAGCATCTGATGGTGCGGCAGGCGGCGCCCGAGGCCGAGGCGGCCGGCGGCGGCGTCACCATCGGGCTGACGGCGGAGTCGCGCGCCGCGGTCGAGGCGCTGCACCGCCGCGTCGCCGCGCTCGGCGTCGAGGTGGGCGCCGCGCCGGCGGAAAGCCTCTACGTCGCGCCCGGCTATTTCGCGTTCACGTTCAAGAGCGGCGACGGCATCGCGTTCGAGATCTCGCACCGCTGGGCCGACCTGCCGGAGATCGAGGGCGCCGAGCGCGTGCGCGTGCCCGGCGACGGCGTGACCCTGGGCGGCTATCTGTTCAAGCCGGAGGCCGGCGTCGCGCCGCATCCCGCCGTCGTCATCCTGCACGGCTTCGGCCGCAACGCTTGGACCGACCGGCACGTCGCCGAGCTGGCGGCGGCGTCCGGCTACAAGGCGCTGCTGCTGTCGATGCGCGGCTGGCTGGGCTCGGAGGGCGAGAACGACCAGGGCCTGCGCCAGCCCGGCGACGTCATCGCCGCGATCGACTGGCTGCGGCGGCTGCCTTCGGTCGATCCCGGCCGCATCGGGTTGATCGGCGCGTCGATGGGCGGGCAGGTGGCGCTGCTGGCGGCGGCGCGGCGGCCGGCGATCCGCTGCGTGGCGGCGTTGTTCCCGCCGTCGGACCTCGACCGCTGGTACGACGAGAACCCGTTCGTGCGCGACTACCTCGACGACATCGCCGAGCCCGACGGGCTGGGCGCGCGCTCGCCGTCGCGCCATGTCGCCGAGATCGACGTGCCGGTGCTGCTGATGCACGGCGACAAGGACGAGAACGTGCCGCTGGAGCAGAGCCTGCGCCTGACCGATTCGCTGCGCGAGGCCGGCAAGGACGCCGAGCTGCTGATCGTCTCCGGCGCCAGCCACTTCTTCTCGATGCGCGAGAGCACCATCGCCCGCCAGAAGCTGTTCGCCTTCCTCCGCGCCCATCTCGGGCGGCGGTAGGGGCTCTTGCCTTCTCCCCCGGTCATCGCGGGGTGATCGCGTTTGGCGTCGCGCCCCCTCACCTAACCTCTCCCCCATCGGGGGAGAGGAATAAGAAGCTTGAGAACGGCGATGGAAGCACACCCGCTCACTCATGTTCCTCTCCCCCACCGGGGGAGAGGTTAGGTGAGGGGGCACCGGCCGCGGTGGGATGAGGGGCGCTGTCCGGTCACGCGGTCCCGCGGAGTCGAGCATCGCCTGCCGGATTGCCCTCTGAGAATTCGATCGACGCGTCCGCTGATGCGCCGCGAAGCCCCTCATCCGGCGCCACGCGCCACCTTCTCCCCTCCTGCGAGGGGCGAAGGGAAGGCCCTCACTTCGGTCCGTGGTCGCCGGAGCGGCCGCGGTTGAGGTAGTACTCGTCCTTCGGGAACAGGTCGGTGTTGAGGTCGGCGGACGACGCCACGGCGCCGGCGTTGAGGATCTCCGGCTTCTTGTCGCGGAACCACGAAGCGAGCTCGACGGCGTCGATGCGCGCCGCCGCCAGCCGCGCCCGCACCTCGGGATCGGCCAGCCGCGCCCGCACCGCCTCGGGATCGTAGGTGATCGGGGAGTCGCTGCCGATCAACGCAGGATGCACCATCACGACGTGCGGGAACACGGCGCGGAAGGTCGCGACGCTGCGCTCGGTCGGCGCCCATTGCACGTAGAGGCCGCCGGGCTTCAGGCGCGACCGCACCTGCTCGAAGAACTCGCGCGAGTAGAGCAGGCCCGACAGGGAGGATTTCGGCAGGATCGCGTCGGCCTCGATCACGTCGTAGCGCGCGGCGTCGAGCGACAGGGCCCGGCGGCCGTCGGCGACGACGATCTCGAAGCGCGGCTCGCGCAGCAGCGCGTCGACGCCGCCCTTGCCGCCGCCGGCGGCGTAGCGGCGCAGATCGTCGAGCACGGGTTCGACGATCTCGATCGCCCTGACCTTGCGCACGCGCGGGTCGAGGCCGGCGCTGTAGGGCGTGCCGCCGCTGCCGATGCCGATCACCAGCACGTCCTTCGGATCGGGATGCGCCAGCGGCCCGATGGCGCCGAGGAAGGCGTGCACCGTGCAGAACGGCAGGCAGCTCTGCGAATGGCCCTGGATGTAGAGGCGGCCCTCCTCCTTGGCGTTCAGCCGCAGCACCGCCAGACCGGTGCGGTCCTCGGATACCCAGACGCGCTCGCCGGCTCTGGTGGTGTGCAGGCGCTCCCAGAACGCGGCGTTCGACGGCAGCGTGAACAGCAGGATCGCGACCACCGTCGTCGCGACGCCGGGCAGGCGGGCGACGCGGCCCGTCGCGCCGAGCCGCGCCAGCGCCGCGGCGCCGAACAGCAGCGCCACGGCGCCCAGCGCGCGCAGCGTGCCGGCGGTGCCCAGCGTGTGCAGCGCCACCAGGCCGGTGACGAGGCTGCCGGCGCTGTTGCCGAGGATGTTGGCGAGCTGCACGAGGCCGACGCGTCGGCCGACCGCGCCGATGTCGGTCTGCACCGCGCGCTGCACGACGGGGAACGAGAATCCCATCACGAAGCTGCCGGGCAGCACGATCAGCGCGGTCAGCAGCGCCAGAAGCGCGATGTCGGCGGCGCGCGCCGTCACGATGTCGCGCTCGACGAAATCGCCGGGGATCCATCCGGCGCCGACCGCGTGCAGCAGGCCGCCGATCCCGGCCAGCGCCAGCGCCAAGGTCGCGGCCTGCATGCCGAGGAAGAAGGCCAGCGGATCGCGGATGCGGTCGACCGTGCGCGCGCCGACCAGAAGACCGACCGCGTCGCCGACGAGGAACACGCCCAGCACCAGCGAGAAGC
The genomic region above belongs to Rhodospirillales bacterium and contains:
- a CDS encoding GAF domain-containing protein, with translation MTALRDREGIRSFVLVPLRREGAFLGYISANWAEPRSNVASEVALLESFADQAVIAIENARLLREQREALERQTAMAEVLAVINASPGDLTHVFSMILDKALSLSRSSLGSLIRFDGEKFWQVAWRNIPQPVLDIGRGGHVPEAGTLLHRLILGDDVAHLADITDDEVYRAGARSRVIMADEAGARTLLTVALRKDGRLLGGVQIYRTEVRAFSEAEVTLVRSFADQAVIAMENARLITETREALEQQTATADILRIISQSPTDVQPVLDAVVAAAARLCEADGVAIALRDGDSWVDAAHIGPIQTVTGERISLSRESIVGRAIIDARTMHVPDVEKLDPVEFAVGRALSAQNGTRAVLVAPMLREGVAIGAIGLRRREPGPFTPRQIALLESFAAQAVIAIENVRLFTELDARNTELREALEQQTATAEILRVISQSPTDVQPVLDAVVKAAVRFCGATDTMIILRDGDNLVAAAHEGPLSFSGVGDRRPLDRSSSSGRATIDGKTVHIPDVSILDPEEYGQTIALARSHGFRAAIAAPMLRDGTAIGSVLLRKVDAGPFTPQQIALLETFAAQAVIAIENVRLFTGLREALEQQTATAEILRVISQSPTDIGPVLTALVTAARRFCGATDAMIALRDGDESVTAAHDGPLGAVIGARAWLDPRGRGTVRAIVERRTIHVPDVMAPDQHEFAISRALGSEQNFRAFITTPMMREGVAIGSIGLRRSNPGPFTPRQIAARDLRRPGGDRHRERPAVHRAGRAQRGTARVFGAADRHGRGARRHQRQSWRAWPGVRCDAEQGDAALRRDGR
- a CDS encoding GAF domain-containing protein; the protein is MTGTLGTPVPTRTAGAATDESAGVSLDVRLADRTRELDELTRQHAATVEIIDIIARSTSGLQPVLDAVVGAAVRHCGADDATLFLREGTESFGAAHEGPLPSGLGTRQQIEGSHLSLHIYRDGRTIHAPDTEALDPVDFAAVIAVARQRGVRALVAAPIRRAGEVIGYLLLRRREVGAFTARQIAMLETLASQAGVAVANAGVITELREALDQQTATAGILEAISSSPTDAQPVFEAIAQSAFRLLNGWSVLVWRYDGERMRIIASHGGVPGTDVASVHAALGEPRPEDLAYPGDAILKRVILQIADVEAAGVPESVREVARARGWRANIAVPMLSDGAPIGIITVSRKVPGAFVEREIGLLQTFAAQAVIAIENVRLFTELRESLARQTAMAEVLAAINANPGELAPVFDAILEKAHRLCGSAIGNLSLYDGARLRRAAFRGMSSETSAMVAEPRRISDLHRRLVRGERFVHVADLDARGRTAD
- a CDS encoding transposase; amino-acid sequence: MASLRSHAPACDIANLMRTLAPPEAVAQWSLTSPREKLVKIGAKVVRHARYAVFQMAEVVVPGELSEQIPRLIDGLRRRPAPA
- a CDS encoding glutathione S-transferase family protein — its product is MLVVHHLGKSQSERIVWLCEELGVPYELKIYDRDKVTRLAPPEFKALHPIGAAPVIDDGDVRIAESGAIVDYIVARHGGGRLTLKPDHPDFAQFLYWSHFANGTLQPATGRNMILNRLDLPADNAVLAAMKGRLALALGYLEERLASNAYLAGAAFTTADVMIVFTLTTMRLFYPYDLKPYPAILAYLQRIGARPAYRRAMAKGDPDMAPMLS
- a CDS encoding NADP-dependent oxidoreductase, with product MTATTNREWILASRPTGMVGPEHFTLRETPVPAPGPGELLVRVKLLSLDPANRAWMAPNPTYKAPVLPGDVMHGFALGEVVAANAAGFATGDLVDGMLGWRDFAVMKAADVTKRDRRHRPEHLMGVLGVTGLTAYHGLLDIGRPKPGETVLVSAAAGAVGSIVGQIAKIKGCRVVGTAGGPEKCAWLTGGLGFDAAVDYKAGGVRRALKAACPDGIDVYFDNTGGEVLNAALFLMNERGRIVCCGNLSQYNAEKPEPGPAAVPGLLVVRRLRMEGFIVLDYADRQAEAEAALAGWLADGRLKAAEDVVDGLENAPRALAELFQGRNRGKLLVRVA
- a CDS encoding alpha/beta fold hydrolase; its protein translation is MTPPAAPSPPYTRASFGGVTLEVRDLKATTAFLRGWLPALGFRRIGGDAERVMWARGYEHLMVRQAAPEAEAAGGGVTIGLTAESRAAVEALHRRVAALGVEVGAAPAESLYVAPGYFAFTFKSGDGIAFEISHRWADLPEIEGAERVRVPGDGVTLGGYLFKPEAGVAPHPAVVILHGFGRNAWTDRHVAELAAASGYKALLLSMRGWLGSEGENDQGLRQPGDVIAAIDWLRRLPSVDPGRIGLIGASMGGQVALLAAARRPAIRCVAALFPPSDLDRWYDENPFVRDYLDDIAEPDGLGARSPSRHVAEIDVPVLLMHGDKDENVPLEQSLRLTDSLREAGKDAELLIVSGASHFFSMRESTIARQKLFAFLRAHLGRR
- a CDS encoding spermidine synthase, with the protein product MAGASTDARFDRNRFVTLALLFFISGASALVYQTAWHRMLGLFAGADSISAALVVGAFLLGLGLGSLAAGLRADALGRRRALLLFAVCEIGIAVFAALSPWLFHDVVHARLAPLAESRLAVFAVVFAGLLWPTFLMGCSLPLLGRAVVDDIARSARQIGWLYGLNTLGAGIGALAAGWVVIGLIGYAGAVYLAACLNVVVAAGGWWLARGVTDDGAAPRPAAARPAPSDGARVAMWCALVFVSGFLIVGLQIVWYRLMGVLMQSNAYGFSLVLGVFLVGDAVGLLVGARTVDRIRDPLAFFLGMQAATLALALAGIGGLLHAVGAGWIPGDFVERDIVTARAADIALLALLTALIVLPGSFVMGFSFPVVQRAVQTDIGAVGRRVGLVQLANILGNSAGSLVTGLVALHTLGTAGTLRALGAVALLFGAAALARLGATGRVARLPGVATTVVAILLFTLPSNAAFWERLHTTRAGERVWVSEDRTGLAVLRLNAKEEGRLYIQGHSQSCLPFCTVHAFLGAIGPLAHPDPKDVLVIGIGSGGTPYSAGLDPRVRKVRAIEIVEPVLDDLRRYAAGGGKGGVDALLREPRFEIVVADGRRALSLDAARYDVIEADAILPKSSLSGLLYSREFFEQVRSRLKPGGLYVQWAPTERSVATFRAVFPHVVMVHPALIGSDSPITYDPEAVRARLADPEVRARLAAARIDAVELASWFRDKKPEILNAGAVASSADLNTDLFPKDEYYLNRGRSGDHGPK